The sequence CGTGTTGAGATCCAAGCTGTCTGGAGTTCTTGTGCACACATCAAAGGTATACTATCACGATATCAGCTTAGTATAGATTGTAACATGTCTTTCCCTTGGTATAGATCTTCTAGAGGAACTAgaagttttccgctgcgcttaagcgtgcttagcgccctagttccttaaaGTCGATTGGTGGGAGATTATAGCCGATTGCTAGGTAGAAATCAGCCGGTGCAACAACTTTTAAAAGAGGGTTTCGAGATGATTTAATGTAGTTGATTCTTGGGGGTTTGAGAATGAAGTATTGTTGCATTTTCAAACCAACAAGAGGCACTTCAAAGAAATAAGAAGCATCCAAATCAAAGTTTACTTGTGTAAACgtgtgtttgttttaatttttttcgaTTTCATTTATATCTTTGTATTTGATTATATGTTACAGGAATATGTtctaagaggcttcttcgccacTAAAGATATCCAAAAAGGAAAAGGATAGTGATGGTAGTCATTAGGATTAGGATTTGGGAGAcgatgaaccaagtaaaaccaaattTATTAGTGTGTGTTCCTGTTTTACTTGTCTTACTTTAAGATTTCTATTATGCAACTTCATCGAAGTGATCGGAGTTATTCTCCCCTCTAGCGCTCTTGGGTGATAACATTAAGTTTGTCGGCTGTGATTCACATCATAAAATCTAAAACCCGATTTAGAAAGGTAGTATTTAGAAGGGTATTTTGGATAGTTTTGTTTTAATAGGGCGTCCATTTGACGTAAATGAAAAAAAGATGCCCATTTGACAATTTGTGTCAAATTTATTAACGATGTTTACCCTTTACCATGTGTCGTACAGACAATCGTTTTCAGTATAAATGTATCATTAATTCAATCCGGCAATTTTATTATGTCATTTTTCTGTGTCCAATCcgtctatgaaatataatattttttatatgggTAAAGTGTCTAAGAATTTAACTTATaaggtaattaattaattaaataggtCTTGCAcatgctttaaaatattttccacGTGCATTAGATAAGCTTATAAATAGCAAGTGAAAGCTATGCATCAGCCACAAACCTCTTGATCACTACTTCCTAAGTTTCTAATTAAGATGGAGAAGCAATCAACCACCCCGGTTAAGAGCAATGAAGATATAGTAATTCGTAAAACAGCAAAATATCATCCGAGTATTTGGGGCGATTATTTCATCCACCACACTACTTCTCCTGCTCTCACAGAGGTATTTTATTAACTTCTCTCCACATTTATTCATTATTTATCACTCAATTTTTTCATTAATAAACACCTATTCATAAAATATATAATCATCTTAAAGGAAATTGAAAAGCATTGAATTATTTGTTTTAATTATTTAAAGGTAATATATATAGTTGTTGAATTTCATGTTTGATGATGTAGGTGTGGATTAGAGCAGAAGAGCTAAAGGAGCAAATAAAGAACTTCTTTCGAGAAACCAGTGACATATTGCAAATTATGAATTTGATCGATGCAATTCAGTTGCTCGGATTGGATTATCACTTTGAGAAAGAAATAGATGCggcattaagtttaatttctaagcATGATGCTAAAAACTATGAACTTTATGAAACTTCTCTCCATTTTCGATTACTTAGGCAACATGATTTTTATGTGCCTGCAGGTAGTTAACAATATAAATAAGCAAAAACTATTACACTATATATTCtgtcaaataaaaatatatatctagAAAGGTCATCAttaaaaccttttaaatataAGCTACAATATTTACATGCtatatatcataaaaaaaaaactaatcaaaTAGTTTGTTCTATATTACTATACTATTTGATTTGTTGTGAGATAATTATTAGTATTTTCCCGTACTATTGTAGATGTTTTTAACAAGTTCAAGGATGAGGAAGGAAACTTCATGTCAACCTTGAATGAAGATGTGAAGGGATTATTAAGCTTATACAATGCAGCTTACCTTAGGATACACGGGGAGTATATACTTGATGAAGCCATATTATTTACAAAGAATAGACTTGCATCATTGTTGGATGAACTTAAACAACCTTTAGTGATATTGGTGTCTCATTTCCTTGAAACACCACTATGCCGGGGAAATAAACGGCTCTTGGCAAGAAAATATATCCCTATTTATCAAGAGGAGGAAAGGCGAAATGAAGCAATATTAGAGTTTGCAAAGTTGGATTTTAATCTGCTACAATCTCTTCACCAAGAGGAACTAAAGAAAATTTCAATGTAAGTATAGTGAAGTTTCTTTTATGAAGAAATATTAGAGTACTTGAATATTTTCACATGAATTAAGTGTGAGTACCAAAGAAGTTGAataaatgatttcaaactcacaTATTATAATAATTCACATGATTTATTTGTCTAAATAAATGTTTTATTGTAGTTTAAGCTAATTATATTGTCTCATCTTTTTTTTTACCTATTTGAAGATGGTGGAATGATCTAGCACTTGCTAAATCACTAAACTTTGCTCGCGATCGAATTGTGGAATGTTATTATTGGATACATAATGTGCACTTTGAGCCTCACTATTCTCGTGCAAGATTAATTTGTACCAAGGTTATTGCATTGTTGTCAGTTTTGGATGACATATATGATAATTATAGCACACTGCAAGAGAGCCAATTATTAACTGAGGCAATTCAAAGGTACCTATTGCATCCATTATTTTGCtaatttttgtttttcttaataTTGCAATTAGTTGAGTAGTCTACATAGCTGATAAAAcatcataattaaaataaatttaactcaaataaacaaaaaaactgaaagttataaaatgataaattactgatctaattataaaagaataattaaaaacataagaaaaggaaaagaattatGAGCTAAATATTGTAAGTTATTATAACAAATAGCAAAATGCATTCTTGATAttcctttaaaataaaaaacaatgaaGACTACTTCTAATTAAAAAAACACATTAGCACCTACTTTATTTCTCAATTGAAGGAGATATGAACACATCTTCTGATCTTGTCAAAACAACTTTAAAATACCTGTAAGTCAACTAATATTTTGATCATTATCTAAAGATTAGATATCAACAACAAACATGTAACAATATGACATCAAATAACTATATAGTTATTATTTCTAATTTATTTCAAACTAATTTTGATATTCTTTATAAATCTTTAAGATATCGTGACAATATAGTTAGTCAATTATGCATGTTAAGTTTGCTCATTTCAGGTGGGAACCTCAAGCCATTGATGAAGTACCAGAATACTTAAAGGATTTCTATCTCAAGTTACTAAGGACTTTCAAGGAATTTGAAAATGAACTAGAAAATGATGAGAAATACCGCATATCATTTCTTCAAGATGAGGTATATTTAAGTACATTGTAAAAATGATTAACGTCTGTTTTTAACTTGTCAAATATAAACTAATTAAGTTTATCGTTTCCTTTTATGTAGATAAAAGCTATATCAAGGTCTTTCTTCATAGAAGCCAAATGGGGCATTGAAAAATATGTACCCACACTAGAGGAACATCTAAGTAACTCACTAGACACCACTGGATATCGTTTGCTTATATGTGCCTCTTATGTAGGCATGGATCAGGTGGCATCAAAGGAGGTATTTGAGTGGGTTGCCAGCTTCCCCAAAATCATCAAAGCCAGCTGTATGATTTGTAGACTCATGGATGATGTAACTTCACATGAGGTGATTATTTTAGACAATTAATTTATTTGGTAGATATTCAAAAATGTATTTTCTATTTCTTGAAATTTCTTTTGGAATTTTGCAGTTGGAGCAACAAAGAGAACATACAGCTTCAACTGTAGAATGTTATATGAAAGAGTTTGCCACAGATGAAAAAGAGGCTTATAAGAATCTTATGGAGATGGTGGAGGACGCATGGAAGGATCACAACAAAGAATGCCTCGATCAAACACAAGTACCTCGACTTTTAATTGAAAACATAGTAAACTTTTCAAGAGTAGTAGAAGAATTTTACAAGTACATTGACGCATACACCGTTTCCAATACTACAATGAAAGATAATGTCAATATGTTGTTGGTTGAATCTGTTCTTATTTAAGAGTGTCACACCCTACAAATCCTAGCTAGTGACGATAATCAGAGGCCAGATCAATCACAATTTAAGGTGGTTTAATCTACATTTGAATAAAGTGAAAATCGAGTTTGGATGATTTATAGTATGTTATTGAAGTACTGGAATGCCTTAAGTATAAGGCGTATATTGTAACACGCATGTAACATTgtagtaaataaaataattaagtgCTTGATTATCATAGTCtataatcattttattttattgtcgATCTAAAAATCAAGAATTGTTTAGAGAGACTTAAATTTATGTAGTATTTATATATGGTTGAGAagatataatttatatattttggtTTGGAAATGGAAGAATCTAGTAAAATAAAAAAGAGATAACATATTTGAGaccaaacaattttaaaaaatggaataaattaaatctaattttattgaaTGGCAATAAAGAATTTGGTTTCAATATAAAGCTCAATCACCATACTCtaggttaatttttaaaattcatacaACTTAAGTATTGGACAATTTACCAGAGATTTTGGTGAAAATTATTGAATTGAAATTATATAAAgtcaattctaacttatctgttgCGATAACCTAAGCGGATGATCTCAGACTGTTAGTGGAGATAGTTCTAGTAAGCTTCTAGTGGTTCAAGTCGCAAAGTCAATGCAGTGCGCATGCAACTTAATCGAGAAAGAAATTTGTCGAGGAAGATGCCAAGGCCTGTGCTCAATGCAGTTTTCTTAAAACAGATTCACTCCACCTACGGCTGTGCTTCAAGGTTCTCTTGGGTTATCTGTTTCTCACGATACAATGGCAAAACCATGCACACAACTAAACACTGATTGTTCATGGTGAACTGAGAATGCATCTgagtgctatcacgagtagttcagcTGAGCGGATGCACAACTGTAAGGAAAGAATCAGGGAatgaaggtggaggaattctttTGATATTGCTCTCGCTTTCTCTTTCGCATATCTTCCGCTACTCTACCATTTGCTCAAGATTCAACctcttatataggagctctcaccttgcctataatgaatgaccaaattatggtcatttaatACTAGGTTTAATATCACCATTAATAGATTTAATGTCGTCATGAATGTCGAGACATTAtgaaatcattattaatgagtttaatattgCAATTAATATTAAGACATTAcaaaatcaccattaatgaggTTAATGTtgtcattaatgtcgagacgttacaaaatcatcattaatttcatattaatgcttCTATTATACTCTTGAGTAGGTAGCAAAAAAGATATTCAGATGGAAAAATGTTAGTTCATTCACTTAGGTAAATTTTATCTCGACCGATCTAATATCCGATGTGTGTAGGTCATACTCGCATATGAATAAACTTGGTACAGTGTAATCTGTGCCCTGGACTTATACCCCCTGGCACACCCATGTGTAAGAGAGACTCTCTCCCTGtagcgacccaccttctacactactactactactgtcacgccccagaggagtccccgtccgaagaaatttcggcagcatcttccctgtacggcggacaatctgaaactttctacatatctctatacctcagccacatgcggctggaataataacaataaatataacacaaccacacaaacatccacgcagttatatataatcaaacaaagcagtaatactctgactcgaaaaccaccctactcaactacactcgtaaaactcaaatccgacgaaactcacctcttatgccgacccggcaggcatgtagtagaataagaccaaataaaatccatcgacatcacaaaaataaatacaacgtccaagtatcaaacaaatcaagtctaaac is a genomic window of Zingiber officinale cultivar Zhangliang unplaced genomic scaffold, Zo_v1.1 ctg147, whole genome shotgun sequence containing:
- the LOC122036371 gene encoding alpha-humulene synthase-like; this encodes MEKQSTTPVKSNEDIVIRKTAKYHPSIWGDYFIHHTTSPALTEVWIRAEELKEQIKNFFRETSDILQIMNLIDAIQLLGLDYHFEKEIDAALSLISKHDAKNYELYETSLHFRLLRQHDFYVPADVFNKFKDEEGNFMSTLNEDVKGLLSLYNAAYLRIHGEYILDEAILFTKNRLASLLDELKQPLVILVSHFLETPLCRGNKRLLARKYIPIYQEEERRNEAILEFAKLDFNLLQSLHQEELKKISIWWNDLALAKSLNFARDRIVECYYWIHNVHFEPHYSRARLICTKVIALLSVLDDIYDNYSTLQESQLLTEAIQRWEPQAIDEVPEYLKDFYLKLLRTFKEFENELENDEKYRISFLQDEIKAISRSFFIEAKWGIEKYVPTLEEHLSNSLDTTGYRLLICASYVGMDQVASKEVFEWVASFPKIIKASCMICRLMDDVTSHELEQQREHTASTVECYMKEFATDEKEAYKNLMEMVEDAWKDHNKECLDQTQVPRLLIENIVNFSRVVEEFYKYIDAYTVSNTTMKDNVNMLLVESVLI